Proteins from a single region of Chitinivibrionia bacterium:
- a CDS encoding RluA family pseudouridine synthase — translation MSEKQPQVISFEFAGERLDMFVWRQFEHLSRNKIQDGLARGHVLVNGKKEKKSYMLRENDEILIDEEKILEENPRNITVIPQELPLDILWEDQYYIAINKPAGLTVHPAWGQKDGTLLNGLYYYADCADPIYTPKLVHRLDKDTSGVIIAAKSENAHEKLAEKFAEREIYKKYFGICIGKFPNEMSGTMDFPIGRDKKDPLKRAVDYHNGREARTDYEILLYKDGIYFNAFQLHTGRTHQIRVHCANKGFPIICDAQYGGNKEKIKTLEQKDRLFALSVYDCFSRQALHARQIGFEHSFTKKQILLTAPFPADFQKAIEILEVFEDLL, via the coding sequence TTGTCTGAAAAACAACCACAGGTAATATCTTTTGAATTTGCGGGCGAACGTCTTGATATGTTCGTTTGGCGGCAATTTGAACATCTTTCGAGAAACAAAATTCAGGACGGGCTTGCCCGAGGACACGTGCTTGTAAACGGCAAAAAAGAGAAAAAAAGTTATATGCTTCGCGAAAACGATGAAATTTTAATCGACGAAGAAAAAATTCTGGAAGAAAACCCGCGCAATATAACGGTTATTCCGCAAGAACTTCCTTTGGATATTCTGTGGGAAGACCAATATTACATCGCAATAAACAAACCCGCAGGTTTAACCGTCCACCCCGCTTGGGGACAAAAAGACGGCACGCTTCTGAACGGACTTTACTATTACGCCGACTGTGCCGACCCTATTTACACGCCAAAACTTGTGCATCGTCTGGATAAAGATACGAGCGGTGTAATTATTGCCGCTAAGAGCGAAAACGCTCACGAAAAATTAGCTGAAAAATTTGCCGAGCGCGAAATTTATAAAAAATATTTTGGCATTTGTATAGGAAAATTTCCTAATGAAATGAGCGGTACAATGGATTTTCCGATAGGTCGCGACAAAAAAGACCCGCTGAAAAGAGCCGTGGACTACCATAACGGCAGAGAAGCGCGCACCGACTACGAAATTCTGCTTTATAAAGACGGAATTTATTTTAACGCATTCCAACTCCACACAGGCAGAACGCACCAAATTCGCGTTCATTGCGCAAACAAAGGTTTTCCGATAATCTGCGACGCTCAATACGGCGGCAATAAAGAAAAAATCAAGACTTTGGAGCAAAAAGACCGCCTTTTCGCATTATCCGTTTACGATTGTTTTTCGCGACAAGCGCTTCACGCAAGACAAATAGGCTTTGAGCACTCGTTCACAAAAAAGCAAATTTTGCTTACTGCGCCTTTCCCTGCCGATTTTCAGAAAGCAATCGAAATTTTGGAAGTTTTTGAAGATTTGCTATGA